GGCAGCGAGGGTCGCGTCGAGGCGACCGGTCGCTCGACGGTCATCGCCGCCCGCGAGGCCTTCGAGTACCTCGGCGAGGACATCGCCGACGCCACCGTCGCGATCCAGGGCTACGGGAACGCGGGCTGGATCACCGCCAAGCTCGTCGAGCAGATGGGTGCGACGGTCGTCGCCGTCTCGGACTCCAGCGGTGGGATCTACAGCGAGGACGGCTTCGACGCCGTCGCAGCGAAAGACCACAAGCGTGAGACCGGCTCCGTCGTCGGCTTCCACGGTGCCGACGAGGAGATCACGAACGAGGAGCTCCTCCAGCTCGACGTGGATCTGCTGGTCCCGGCCGCACTGGAGAACGCGATCGACGCAGAGATCGCCGAGGGCGTCCAGGCGGACGTGATCTCGGAGGCAGCCAACGGCCCGATCACGCCCGACGGCGACGACGTGCTCGAACAGAAGGACGTGCTCATCGTCCCCGACATCCTCGCCAACGCCGGTGGCGTCACGGTGTCGTACTTCGAGTGGGTCCAGAACCGCCAGCGCTTCTACTGGGACGAGGAGACCGTCAACGAGCGGCTCGAAGACATCATCGTCGAACAGTTCGACACGCTCGTCGACGCCTACGAGGAACACGACCTCCCGAACATGCGCATCGCGGCCTACGTCGTCGCCATCGAGCGTGTGCTGACCGCGGCCGAGCAGTCCGGCACCTGGCCGTAGACCGGCGCTGGGACCGTCGTCGAGACGCCTATCGCTGCGTTCCCGTTCGCATCGGCGACGCTGCCGTCGCTAGCGACGAGCGGAGAGACGACAGAACTGTCTTTTTGCCGTGTAGCGGCCGGTCGTACCGACGATATCGGAGATCCTCATGGTCGATCCGCACAAAACCTTATATGTTAATAATACTCATGCCAATGTGTATAGTGTACCCTTATTGTATCAGGGACACCCTCTTGTGGGGGAACTACTATGCTCGGATCACACATGGTTGAGCGACAGCAGAGTGACCGATCCGGGAGCGCCGCAGGGCTCGCGGATCCGACCGATGCTCGGTCGAACTGCGGTGTCGGGGTCGTCATGGACCTCGACGGCGGGTCACACGACTGGGTGGTACAGGACGGACTCGAACTACTGGCGAACCTCGAACACCGCGGGACCACCGGTGCCGAAGAGAACACCGGCGACGGCGCAGGTATCATGCTACAGATCCCCCACGAGTTCTTCGCGGACGAACTCGACGGCGATCTCCCCGAGCCCGGCGCGTACGCCGTCGGGACGCTCTTTCTCCCGCAGGACGACGACGAGGCCGCAGCGCTGAAAGACCTCGTCGAATCGACGCTGGCCGAAGAAGGGCTCGACGTGCTGGCCTGGCGGTCGGTGCCGACGGACAACGAGGACCTCGGCGCGACGGCACTCGAATCGGAGCCGGACGTGACACAGGTCGTCGTCACGTCGGCGGCCGGCGCGACCGGCGACGCCTTCTCGCGACAGCTCTACGTCGGTCGCCGCGTGCTGGAGAACGAAGTCGAGTCGACGGAGCCGGCGGGCCACGAACGGTTCTACGTCTGCTCGCTGGACCACGAGACGATCGTCTACAAGGGTCTGCTGAAGGCAGAACAGCTGTCGGGCTACTACCCCGATCTGAGCGACGAGCGGTTCGAATCGACGTTCGCACTGGTCCACGCCCGCTTCTCGACGAACACGCTCGGCGCGTGGCACCTCGCTCACCCGTATCGGAACATCATCCACAACGGCGAGTTCAACACGATCCAGGGCAACATCAACTGGATGCGCGCCCGCGAGACCGACATCGAGAGCGACGCGTTCGACGACGGCGAGCAGAGCGGGCAGTCGGACATCGAGAAGATCAAGCCGATCATCGACGATCCCGACCAGTCCGACACCGCCAGCGTCGACAACGCGCTCGAACTCCTCTTGCAGGACGGGCGAGACCTCCCCCACGCGCTCCGGATGCTCATTCCGGAGGCCTGGCGCGGCGAGATGAACGACGTACAGGGCGACCGGCGGGACTTCTACGACTACCACGCCTCGCTCGTCGAACCGTGGGACGGACCGGCCCTCGTCGCCGCGACCGACGGTGACCGCGTCGGCGCAGTGCTCGACCGCAACGGCCTGCGCCCCTGCCGGTACGACATCCTACAGGACAACACGCTGGTGATGTCCTCAGAGGCCGGCGCGCTCGATCACACTGCCGACGAAATCGAGGAGCGCGGCCGTCTCCAGCCGGGACAGTGCTTCCTCGCCGATCCCGAAGAGGGTCGCGTCATCCCCGACGAAGAGGTGTTCGAGGACATCAGCGACGAGAAGTACGGCGAGTGGGTCGAACAAGAGCAGGTCGACATCGACGACATCGCCAGCCGCGAGTCCGACGCGCCGATCGGCGACGTGGACGGCCTCCGGAGCCACCAGGCGATGTACGGCTACACCTACGACGAGGTCGACCACCTCATCCAGCCGATGGCCGAGAAGGGGAAAGACCCCGTTGGCTCGATGGGCGACGACACGCCGCTGTCGGTGCTCTCACAGTTCAACCGACCGCTGTTTACCTACTTCAAGCAGCTGTTCGCGCAGGTGACGAACCCGCCGCTGGACTACATCCGCGAAGAGCTCGTCACCTCGCTGGAGTCGCGGCTGGGCTACCAGCGGAATCTGCTGGCCGAGACACAGGAACACGCCCGCCAGCTCGTGCTCGACTCGCCGATCCTCAGCGACGAGGAGACGGCGGCGATCAAGGAGCTGGGCTCGTCTGACGACCGCGACGGGAACGGAATGTCGTCGACCGTCCTCGATATCACCTACGAGAGCGGGACCGACCTCCGGGAGGCGATCGAGGACGTTCGCGACGAGGCGACCGCGGCCGCGACCGACGCCGACGTGCTCGTGCTCTCGGACCGCGCCGCGGGCGAAGACCGCGTCCCGATCCCGAGCCTGCTCGCGGTCGGCGGTATCCACCACCACCTCGTGCGCAACGGGCTGCGCAACCACGTCGGGCTCGTCGTGGAGTCCGGTGACCCGCGGGCGGTGCATCACTTCGCGACGCTGATCGGGTACGGCGCGGGCGCGGTCAACCCCTACCTCGCCTACCAGACGATCGACGACCTCGTCGCCGGACCGGACGGTGCGGACCTGGAGGCGGCGATCGGCGCGTACAGCACCGCCGTCGAGGACGGACTGCTGAAGACGATGGCCAAGATGGGCATCTCGACGGTCGAATCCTACCAGGGAGCCCAGATCTTCGAAGCCGTCGGGCTGGGCTCGGACTTCGTCGCCGAGTACTTCGAGGGGACGACCTGCCGCACGGAGGGGATCGGCATCGACGAGATCGAGGCCGACCTGCTCCAGCGCCACGACGTCGCCTGGAGCGAAGAAGAGCCGGACATGCCCCGACAGGGCGAGTACGAGTTCCGGTCGGACGGGATCCACCACCAGTGGAACCCCGACACGGTGGGCAAGCTCCAGCAGGCGGTCCGGATGGGCGACTACGAGACCTACAAGGAGTTCGCAGCCGAGATCAACGACCAACAGCAGACCCTCCAGACGCTGCGGGGCCTGCTGGAGTTCGACGACGAGGCCCGCGAGTCGATCCCGGTCGACGACGTGGAACCGGTCTCGGAGATCGTCGAACGCTTCGAGACGGCGGCCATGAGCCTCGGGTCGCTGTCGCCGGAGATGCACGAGAACAACGCGATCGCGATGAACCGGATCGGTGCCAACGCCAACACCGGCGAGGGCGGCGAGCCCCCGGAGCGGTTCGGGACCGAGAAAGAGTGTACGACAAAGCAGGTCGCCTCCGGACGCTTCGGCGTCACGAGCGACTACCTCGCCTCGGCCGAGGAGATCCAGATCAAGATGGCCCAGGGCTCCAAACCCGGCGAGGGCGGTCACCTGCCCGGCAAGAAGGTCAACGAGATGATCGCCCACGTCCGGTACGCGACGCCGGGCGTCGGCCTCATCTCCCCGCCGCCGCTGCACGACATCTACTCCATCGAGGACCTCAAGCAGCTGATCCACGACCTGAAAGCGGCCAACCCCGACGCCGACATCAACGTCAAGCTCGTCGCCGAGGACGGCATCGGGACGATCGCGGCCGGCGTCGCGAAGGCAAACGCCGACGTGGTCCACATCTCGGGCCACTCTGGCGGGACCGGCGCGTCACCGAAGACGTCGATCAAGAACGCCGGCCTCCCCTGGGAGCTGGGACTGGCCGAAGCAAACCAGATGCTGACTGGGACGGAGCTGCGCGACCGGATCAGAGTCACCTCCGACGGCGGGATGAAGACCGGCCGCGACGTGGCCGTCGCCGCGTTGCTTGGCTCGGAAGGGTACATCTTCGGCACCGCGTCGATGGTCACCTCGGGCTGTGTGATGGCCCGGCAGTGTCACGAGAACACCTGCCCGGTCGGTGTCGCCACCCAGAACGAGAAGCTGCGAGACCGCTTCCCGGGCGAGCCCCAGCACGTGGTCAACTACATGACCTTCATCGCCCAGGAGCTGCGCGAGATCATGGCCGAACTTGGCTTCGAGACCATCGACGAGATGGTCGGCCGAGCGGAGCTGCTCCGACAGCGCGACGACATCGAGAACCCCAAGGCCGAGAAGCTGGACCTCTCCGGACTCGTCGCCGAGCCCGAGGGCGACCAGCGCATCAAGACCCGCGAGCAGGACCACGACATCGACGAGCAACTCGACTGGGAGCTCATCGAGGCCGCCGAGCCGGCCCTCGAAGACCGCGCACCGGTCGCGATCGAGACGGAGATCGACAACGTCCACCGCGCGGTCGGCGCGACCCTCTCGAACCGCATCAGCCAGGCCTACGGCACTGAGGGGCTGGCCGACGACACCATTCGCGTCGACCTCGACGGGACGGCGGGCCAGTCGTTCGGTGCCTTCCTCCAGGGCGGCGTGACCATGGCGCTGGACGGGACCGCCAACGACTACGTCGGCAAGGGCCTCTCCGGCGGGAAGGTGATCGTCGAGACGCCACAGACGGCCGCCTTCGATCCCGCCGAGAACATCGTCGTCGGCAACGTCGCGCTGTACGGCGCGACCCAGGGCGAGGCCTACGTCAACGGGATGGCCGGCGAGCGCTTCGCCGTCCGCAACTCCGGGGTCAAGGGCGTCGTCGAGGGCGTCGGCGACCACGGCTGTGAGTACATGACCGGCGGCGCGATCGTCGTCCTGGGCGAGACGGGCAAGAACTTCGCGGCCGGGATGTCCGGCGGCGTCGCCTACGTCTACGATCCCGACGGCGACTTCGAGCAGCGAGCCAACACCGGGATGGTCTCGCTGTCTCGCTCGCTGGCAGGGAAAGACGAGCAGATGATCACCCGACTGGTCGAGAACCACGCCGCCTACACTGACTCGGAGCGCGCGAAGGCGCTGCTCGACGAGTGGGACGCGGCGCTCGACGACTTCGTGAAGGTGATGCCCGACGCCTACGCCGAGGTCATCGAAGAGCGCGACCGCGACGACGTGCGCAACGAACCGCCCGCGTCGGCCACGCCCGAAGCCGGCGCGGTCGACAGCGGGATCGCGACCAGCGACGACTGAAGCTGGGAGTCACAACCATCTCGTTTTCGTCGACCCGGCGAGGAGCCACGCGGAACATTTATTTATTTGTGCCGACAAGTGGGAAACGGGTAGATTATAATGGGAAAGGTTGTCCCCGACGACGAACACGAATCACGGGGAGAGCGAGTCTCGTTGCACGTCGACGACCGCGGCCGTGTCACGATTCCGAAGCGTGTCCGCGATCGACTGGGCATCGAACCGGGGTCGGATGTTCCTGCGTGGCTCTCTGGCTCGGTGCTGACAGTCGATCCTGCGCCGAGTTCGCAGATCGAAACAGCGAGTGCAGACCGGAAGCAATGGAAAGCGTCGACACCGACCGACGCAGGTGCGTCGCTGTTCGGTCCGATGGGCGAGGACGACGCCTGATCGATGGACGAGACGATCCCGCGCGGTGTCAAGATTCTCACCGACGTGAACGTGCTGGCAATTGGATTAACGGACGATCATCCAGCTCACGAGTACGTCTGGCCGTGGATTCGTGACGCACTCGACGGACCGAACGTGTTGCTGATATTCGACTACTATCCGTTTCGCGCTCAGTACATCATGACTCGCCAGTTCGGCGTCAGTGAGACCGACGCCCGCAACGCCGTGCAATCCCTCGTCCAGAGTCCAGCCCGACTCGTTGGGGCCAGCGAAGGGACGATACGCGACGCCTACGAGGTCAGCGCCGAACAGAATCACGACGTGTACGACTCGTTCATCGTCGCGCTGGCGCGGGAACACGATGCTGACTACCTCGTGACGACCGATACCGACTTCGTGGACCTGTGTGCCGACGAGGCTGTTGAATATACCAATCCGGTTCCCGAGGACGAACTCGACGTACTGTCGCTCACTGACGGATGACGCTCGACCGAACCACGCTCGATGCACCACGCGAGTCCCAGACGATCAGGCTCCCGGCCGAGACGCTGTCGTCGATGCGCGAGTGGGCCGTCGCAGGCACCGGCCTCACTGCGGCGGCGCGCGTTCGTGATCCGAACGGCCGGACCGCCTTCGTCAAGAACGACTGGTCTGATGGGTGGGTCCTCCCGGGCGGGGCGGTCGAGCGAGACGAGTCCCTCGCTGGTGGGGCCCGGCGGGAAGTCCGCGAGGAGACGACACTCGACGCCGACATCGTCGCGCCGCTGGTCGTCTTCGAACAGTCCTACGTCGACGAGAGCGACGGGGAGCCCGCCTTCACCGCGCAGTACGTCGTCTACGACGCGCGCGCCGACGGTGAGATTCCCGACGCGGACCGACTCGGGGAGACCGACGACGAGATCCGTGCCGCGCGATGGTTCCAGACGCCGCCCGACGCGCTCCACGACGGTGATCTCCTGGGGCAGTATCTCGAGTGACCAACCGTTTTCCCGTCGCCGACCGAGAGAGCCACTATGGACTCGGTGCTGATCATCGGCGGGACGCGCTTCATCGGCCGAGCGACGGTCGAGGAGTTCCGTGACCACGGCTACGACGTGACGATCTGTAACCGCGGGAACCACGCCAATCCCTTCGCAGACGATCCCGGCGTCGCACACGTCGCGGGCGACCGACGCGAGCGCGGCGATCTCGAAGCGGTTCGCGAGCGGGTCGACCCCGACGCCGTGATCGACTGCGTGGCCTACTTCCCCGAAGACGTGCGCGAGGCGACCGACGTGTTCGCCGACTGCGACGCGTACGTCTACGTCTCCAGTGGCGCGTCCTACGGCGTCGAACGCGTCCCCAAGCGCGAAGACGAGACGCCCCTGTGTGAGTGTACGGACGAGCAGGCGACCACGGAGGGGGCGGCGACCTACGGGCCGCGGAAGGCCGAGGGCGACCGGGCGGTGTTCGCGGCCGCCGAGCGCGGCGTCAGGGCGATGAGCGTCCGTCCCACCGTCGTCTACGGCCCTCACGACTACACCGAGCGGTTCGACTACTGGATCGATCGCGTGGACACCCACGACCGCGTCGCCGTGCCGGGCGACGGGCTGAGCCTCTGGCAACTGGTCTACGTCGAGGACGTCGCCAGCGCGCTCCGGGTCGTCGCCGAGTCGGGCACTGCCGGCGAGGCGTACAACGTCGGCGACGACCACGTCCCGACGCTGGGCGAGTGGGTCGATCTGCTGGCAGAGGCCTGCGACACGACAGTCGAACGAGTGGACGTGAGCGAGCGCGAACTGAGTCGTGCGGGACTCGAATCGACCGCGTTCCCGCTGTATCGGCCCTCGCCACACGTGCTCTCGACGGCGAAGCTGCGCTCGCTGGGCTGGTCGTCGACGCCACACGAGGCGGCGCTGGCGGCGACGGTCGACGAACACCGCGAGAGCGAGCGCACGGGGCGCGACGAGGGGCCCGACCGAGCGGACGAGACGGCGCTGTTGGCGTCGCTCGACGAGTGAGCCGGCGACAGCGCCGAGAGTCTCACCTTATACTGCCGGCTGTACGTCTGTCACGGATTTCGCGACCCCGTAGTCGCGAATATCTTGCAACAGTGACAGCCGGCAGTATTACACCCACTGGTCCAGGCAGTCCGTCGAGCAAAACGTCAGGTCCACGTCCGAGTCGGCGTCGTCGACGTGGGCTCTGAGCGTGTACGCCCGAGTGTCGGTGTCGCAGTTCACACAGGACATGACACCCGTTCTTCGCGGCCCAGACAGATTGTTATAGAGTGTTTACGGGGCTACGAGGAGAAAGCCCCGACCTTCAGGGCGGGGATGAATCCGACAACTCCTACGCAATCCACCGTTCGATTGCTCGGCTGGATATTCCACGCTCCAATCCATACTCTCAAGTAACTCTGACTACATAGGTTACGTATGGCGAAGCAGGTCGTTACCCGCACCTACACTGCTTCCATTAGGAACCAGCAGCGGGTGTCTGACGACCTTGATTCGCTCGGGTTCGCGGCCTCGAAACTCTGGAACGTCGGACGGTGGGTCTGCGACCGAGTGTGGTCTGAAATCGGCCACATTCCCAGTCACAACGAACTCACCACCTACCTGAAGTCGCACGAACGCTACGATGACCTGCATTCTCAGTCAAGTCAGCGAGTCCTTCAAGAACTCGCTGAAGCGTTCAACGGCTGGTACGGCAAACGACGCAATGGAGACACGAGAGCCAACCCGCCGAAGTACCGCAAACACGGCGACGACCACCCCCGAAGCACGGTCACGTTCAAAGCCGCCGGCTTCAAACTCGACACCAACTACGAGCGAGTCCGCCTCAGCAAAGGCTCGAACCTCAAAGCATACTGGTCGGATTTCATCCTCTGCGAATACCAGACTCGTCCCGACGTTGACCTCTCCACCGTCGAGACCGTGCAACAGGTTCGGGCTGTCTGGACCGGCGACGAGTGGGAACTCCACTTCGTCTGCAAAGTCGAGATCGAGGTTTCTGAAGCACCCGGTGAGAAGACCGTGGGTGTTGACCTCGGCATCAACAACTTCGCCGCACTCGCCTACCAAGACGGTCACAGCGAACTGTACCCGCTCAACTGCTTGAAGCAGGACGACTACTACTTCAGCAAGCGACTCGCCCAATGTGACGATTCTGACTCCGAGCAAGCCACGCGGTTGAACCAGAAGAACTCGGCTCGTCGCACTCACTACTTCCACACGCTCTCGAAACACATCGTTCAGCGATGTGTGGACGAAGGTGTTGGTACGATCGTGGTTGGCGACCTCTCCGGCATCCGTGAGGATGAGGAGACCGACGAGTCGAAAAACTGGGGGAAACACGGCAATCTCGACCTGCATTCGTGGGCGTTCGACCGCTTCACTTCGATGCTTGCGTACAAAGCCGAGATGGACGGCATCACGGTCAAGCAAGTGTCTGAGCGGGACACGTCGAAGTCGTGTTCGTGTTGTGGTCGGAAGCGGAAGGCGAACCGCGTGGAGCGTGGGTTGTACGTCTGTGATGAGTGTGAGACGGTGGCGAACGCGGATGTGAACGGTGCTGAGAACATCCGGCAGAAAGTATCTCCGAATCCTCACGGAGAGGATAGGAGTAACGGCTGGTTGGCACAGCCATCGACGTTCTTGTTTGACAAGGAAACTGGTGCGTTCGCACCTCAAGAACAGATCACGTCGTAAACCACAATATCCCAACGGCGGTCGGGAATCCTCGCCCTTCAGGGCGGGGAGGATGTCAACAGTTCGTCGCCGAGTCGCTACCAGAGCGGCCCCGGTTCGAAGAGGAACACGACCGCCTCGCTGGCGACGAGCAGTGACGCGTACGCGAGCGCCGGAACGAGCAGCGAGTCCGTCCGCTCGTAGGTGTAGGCGGCCACTCCGAGCGTCGCCACGTTGGCGAGCCCGTACAGTCCCGCAGCGATGGAGGCGATCGAGGCGACCCACTGGACCCCGGAGAGGACGACGAACAGCACCGCGGGCACGGCGGCGACGGCCCAGATCCACCTGGCGTCGAAACGTGTTCGGGAGACGTGGACAGCGAGCGACGCGAGCGCGAACAGCCCGACGCCGACGTACTTCGAGGTCTCACCGATGCCGCCGACCAGTCCCTGATCGCCCAGCACGAACGCACCCAGCAGCGTCGTCAGGGCGATCGCGGCGTCACTGCTCGTGATCGATCGAAAGCTCCCCTGAACGAGGACCTGGTTGAGCACCACCGCCAGCGGGACGGCGACGAACACGCTGGCGAGCGTCGTGCCGGCGGCGAACGTGGCCGACGCCCGCTCGGCGTAGGCCGTGAGCACGAGCGTCTTGAACGGGACGCTCGTGACGTTGCCGACGAGGTCCGTCACGCCGATCAGGACGAGCGGCGTGGCGACGGCCAGTGCAACCATCGCTAGATCCGATCTGCCCGGAAGCGCCGTGCCGACGGGCACGTTTCGGGCACGGACGTAGACGGCCGCGATGACGACGACGCTCGCGACCAGCAGCCCGCTGTAGACGAACGAACTCGCGAGGAAGGCACCGAGGCCGTCGACACCGAGCGCGTCGGCCAGTGGGAGGTTCCGGACGGCGGGACCGACCACCCGCTGCCACAGCGTCCCGGTCCACAGCTGGATCGCCAGCAGCGCCGCCACGACGATCAGCAGTTCCGTGGCCAGCGGGCGGCGACTCCCCTCGAATGAGTCCGTCGTTGCCATGTCCGTTCAGTTCTGTCCCACTCGGTAAAAAACGGGGTGACGATCGACGAGTGGGCGCGTCGGTCACGCGACCGACCCGCCGTCCTGGGCCGATCGCCGGCCACGACAAGTGTTTTCACGCCTGGCTGACCACCCACGGGTATGTTCGACAAAACGAGCTGGATCAGGCTCCCACACAACGTGGTGGTGGGCCACGGCGTCCTCGACCAGACCGTCGCGGCCGTCGAGGACATCCACCTCTCCGGGCGGCCGCTGATCGTCGCCAGCCCGACGCCGTACAGCGTGGCCGGCGAGCGCGTCGTCGCGCAGTTCGAGGACGCCGACGCAGAGCCGGCCGAGGTGATCGTCGAGGAAGCCAGCTTCGGTGCCGTCGAGTCGGTCATCGAGACCGCCCGCTCGGTCGACGCCGGCTACCTGCTGGGCGTCGGCGGCGGGAAGGCCATCGACATCGCGAAGATGGCCGCCGACGAGCTGAACCTGGGCTTCGTCTCCGTGCCGACCGCCGCCAGTCACGACGGCATCGTCTCCGGACGCGGCTCGGTCCCGGAGGGGGATACGCGCCACAGCGTCGCCTCTGAGCCGCCCCTGGCCGTCGTCGCCGACACCGAGATCCTCGCCGAGGCCCCCTGGCGGCTGACCACCGCGGGCTGTGCCGACATCATCTCGAACTACACCGCGGTCCGGGACTGGCAGCTGGCGCACCGACTGAAAAACGTGGAGTACTCGGAGTACGCGGGCGAGCTGGCCCGGATGACCGCGGAGATGCTCGTCGAGAACGCGGGCTCGATCAAGCAGGGGCTCGAAGAGTCGTCGTGGATCGTCGTCAAGGCGCTGGTCTCCTCCGGCGTCGCCATGTCGATCGCCGACTCCTCGCGGCCCGCCTCCGGCGCTGAACACCTCTTTTCCCACCAGCTCGACCGAATCGCGCCCGACGCCGCGCTCCACGGCCACCAGGTCGGCGTCGGCTCGATCATGACCGAGTACCTCCACAGCGGCGCGAAAGGGCAGTGGATCGACGTTCGCGACGCGCTGGCCTCGATCGGCGCGCCCACGACGGCCGACGAGTTGGGGATCGACGACGAGACCGTCCTGGAGGCGCTGA
Above is a genomic segment from Halomicrobium sp. LC1Hm containing:
- a CDS encoding Glu/Leu/Phe/Val dehydrogenase, producing MADVNPFESFQEQVDDAAAYLDVDEGMLDRLKNPERILETNLAVEMDDGSIEVFRAYRSQFNGDRGPYKGGIRYHPNVSREEVKALSGWMAYKTATVDIPLGGGKGGIIIDPSDYSESELERVTRAFAKELTPLIGEDRDVPAPDVNTGQREMNWIKDTYETIERTTEPGVITGKDLASGGSEGRVEATGRSTVIAAREAFEYLGEDIADATVAIQGYGNAGWITAKLVEQMGATVVAVSDSSGGIYSEDGFDAVAAKDHKRETGSVVGFHGADEEITNEELLQLDVDLLVPAALENAIDAEIAEGVQADVISEAANGPITPDGDDVLEQKDVLIVPDILANAGGVTVSYFEWVQNRQRFYWDEETVNERLEDIIVEQFDTLVDAYEEHDLPNMRIAAYVVAIERVLTAAEQSGTWP
- the gltB gene encoding glutamate synthase large subunit, with translation MVERQQSDRSGSAAGLADPTDARSNCGVGVVMDLDGGSHDWVVQDGLELLANLEHRGTTGAEENTGDGAGIMLQIPHEFFADELDGDLPEPGAYAVGTLFLPQDDDEAAALKDLVESTLAEEGLDVLAWRSVPTDNEDLGATALESEPDVTQVVVTSAAGATGDAFSRQLYVGRRVLENEVESTEPAGHERFYVCSLDHETIVYKGLLKAEQLSGYYPDLSDERFESTFALVHARFSTNTLGAWHLAHPYRNIIHNGEFNTIQGNINWMRARETDIESDAFDDGEQSGQSDIEKIKPIIDDPDQSDTASVDNALELLLQDGRDLPHALRMLIPEAWRGEMNDVQGDRRDFYDYHASLVEPWDGPALVAATDGDRVGAVLDRNGLRPCRYDILQDNTLVMSSEAGALDHTADEIEERGRLQPGQCFLADPEEGRVIPDEEVFEDISDEKYGEWVEQEQVDIDDIASRESDAPIGDVDGLRSHQAMYGYTYDEVDHLIQPMAEKGKDPVGSMGDDTPLSVLSQFNRPLFTYFKQLFAQVTNPPLDYIREELVTSLESRLGYQRNLLAETQEHARQLVLDSPILSDEETAAIKELGSSDDRDGNGMSSTVLDITYESGTDLREAIEDVRDEATAAATDADVLVLSDRAAGEDRVPIPSLLAVGGIHHHLVRNGLRNHVGLVVESGDPRAVHHFATLIGYGAGAVNPYLAYQTIDDLVAGPDGADLEAAIGAYSTAVEDGLLKTMAKMGISTVESYQGAQIFEAVGLGSDFVAEYFEGTTCRTEGIGIDEIEADLLQRHDVAWSEEEPDMPRQGEYEFRSDGIHHQWNPDTVGKLQQAVRMGDYETYKEFAAEINDQQQTLQTLRGLLEFDDEARESIPVDDVEPVSEIVERFETAAMSLGSLSPEMHENNAIAMNRIGANANTGEGGEPPERFGTEKECTTKQVASGRFGVTSDYLASAEEIQIKMAQGSKPGEGGHLPGKKVNEMIAHVRYATPGVGLISPPPLHDIYSIEDLKQLIHDLKAANPDADINVKLVAEDGIGTIAAGVAKANADVVHISGHSGGTGASPKTSIKNAGLPWELGLAEANQMLTGTELRDRIRVTSDGGMKTGRDVAVAALLGSEGYIFGTASMVTSGCVMARQCHENTCPVGVATQNEKLRDRFPGEPQHVVNYMTFIAQELREIMAELGFETIDEMVGRAELLRQRDDIENPKAEKLDLSGLVAEPEGDQRIKTREQDHDIDEQLDWELIEAAEPALEDRAPVAIETEIDNVHRAVGATLSNRISQAYGTEGLADDTIRVDLDGTAGQSFGAFLQGGVTMALDGTANDYVGKGLSGGKVIVETPQTAAFDPAENIVVGNVALYGATQGEAYVNGMAGERFAVRNSGVKGVVEGVGDHGCEYMTGGAIVVLGETGKNFAAGMSGGVAYVYDPDGDFEQRANTGMVSLSRSLAGKDEQMITRLVENHAAYTDSERAKALLDEWDAALDDFVKVMPDAYAEVIEERDRDDVRNEPPASATPEAGAVDSGIATSDD
- a CDS encoding AbrB/MazE/SpoVT family DNA-binding domain-containing protein, whose amino-acid sequence is MGKVVPDDEHESRGERVSLHVDDRGRVTIPKRVRDRLGIEPGSDVPAWLSGSVLTVDPAPSSQIETASADRKQWKASTPTDAGASLFGPMGEDDA
- a CDS encoding type II toxin-antitoxin system VapC family toxin, with the translated sequence MDETIPRGVKILTDVNVLAIGLTDDHPAHEYVWPWIRDALDGPNVLLIFDYYPFRAQYIMTRQFGVSETDARNAVQSLVQSPARLVGASEGTIRDAYEVSAEQNHDVYDSFIVALAREHDADYLVTTDTDFVDLCADEAVEYTNPVPEDELDVLSLTDG
- a CDS encoding NUDIX hydrolase, with translation MTLDRTTLDAPRESQTIRLPAETLSSMREWAVAGTGLTAAARVRDPNGRTAFVKNDWSDGWVLPGGAVERDESLAGGARREVREETTLDADIVAPLVVFEQSYVDESDGEPAFTAQYVVYDARADGEIPDADRLGETDDEIRAARWFQTPPDALHDGDLLGQYLE
- a CDS encoding NAD-dependent epimerase/dehydratase family protein; this translates as MDSVLIIGGTRFIGRATVEEFRDHGYDVTICNRGNHANPFADDPGVAHVAGDRRERGDLEAVRERVDPDAVIDCVAYFPEDVREATDVFADCDAYVYVSSGASYGVERVPKREDETPLCECTDEQATTEGAATYGPRKAEGDRAVFAAAERGVRAMSVRPTVVYGPHDYTERFDYWIDRVDTHDRVAVPGDGLSLWQLVYVEDVASALRVVAESGTAGEAYNVGDDHVPTLGEWVDLLAEACDTTVERVDVSERELSRAGLESTAFPLYRPSPHVLSTAKLRSLGWSSTPHEAALAATVDEHRESERTGRDEGPDRADETALLASLDE
- a CDS encoding RNA-guided endonuclease TnpB family protein codes for the protein MAKQVVTRTYTASIRNQQRVSDDLDSLGFAASKLWNVGRWVCDRVWSEIGHIPSHNELTTYLKSHERYDDLHSQSSQRVLQELAEAFNGWYGKRRNGDTRANPPKYRKHGDDHPRSTVTFKAAGFKLDTNYERVRLSKGSNLKAYWSDFILCEYQTRPDVDLSTVETVQQVRAVWTGDEWELHFVCKVEIEVSEAPGEKTVGVDLGINNFAALAYQDGHSELYPLNCLKQDDYYFSKRLAQCDDSDSEQATRLNQKNSARRTHYFHTLSKHIVQRCVDEGVGTIVVGDLSGIREDEETDESKNWGKHGNLDLHSWAFDRFTSMLAYKAEMDGITVKQVSERDTSKSCSCCGRKRKANRVERGLYVCDECETVANADVNGAENIRQKVSPNPHGEDRSNGWLAQPSTFLFDKETGAFAPQEQITS
- a CDS encoding NAD(P)-dependent glycerol-1-phosphate dehydrogenase, with translation MFDKTSWIRLPHNVVVGHGVLDQTVAAVEDIHLSGRPLIVASPTPYSVAGERVVAQFEDADAEPAEVIVEEASFGAVESVIETARSVDAGYLLGVGGGKAIDIAKMAADELNLGFVSVPTAASHDGIVSGRGSVPEGDTRHSVASEPPLAVVADTEILAEAPWRLTTAGCADIISNYTAVRDWQLAHRLKNVEYSEYAGELARMTAEMLVENAGSIKQGLEESSWIVVKALVSSGVAMSIADSSRPASGAEHLFSHQLDRIAPDAALHGHQVGVGSIMTEYLHSGAKGQWIDVRDALASIGAPTTADELGIDDETVLEALTTAHEIRDRYTILGDGMSEPAAREAATVTGVI